The genomic stretch TGATAAAGGAGGGAGACAAAAGAAGGTGGAGGTGGGGGAATGTTGAATATGAGTTGAATGCTACGTCCATAATTCATTAACTAGATATGGTGCCAGTATGCCATATATGGATTGTTTTAGTACAGTGTCAATCTCAACATCCTGGAAGAAAAGCTTTTAACCATTTCCCTGTGTCAAATACATTCAACATTTTGAATGTTGACAACGGTCGTGATAATGAGTGTGACAGTGTAGGAGAAAGTTTCTCAGTTGAATGAGAATTCTTGTATCTTACAAAAACGTGTATGCAGTAGTGCAGTTGTTTACTCAGTTTCTTATTGCCATAACCAATCCATTGCATTCATTTCTGTTCAGGTATCAAGAAGTTGGATACCTTGTACTTTGCTAGTCATGCTTTAATTTTCTTCATTTATCACTTTCAGATTAAAGATTGAGATGTTAGTGGGATGCATAAAATTAGTGACTGAGAAAGTATACTGTTCCAAATTATAATAGTCTTTTCTATTTGGCATTACGAGTTAAATTACTTAATTGGCCTATGTGAAGAAGTAACAACTATGTTATAATCGTATTTGTCACACCGACAATGTTTTAGAGTGTCTAGTTGTTTGATGTGAACTTAGGAAGTTCCTGATGTTACTAGACTTTTGGTTCCACATTTTCTTGTGAAAGTTCCTAGCTGTAAGTTCCTGACATCGTCAAACGTTTTGTTTCCACTGCAAATTCCTTAATCACATGCATTGAATTTAGTAAGTTCCAAATTACTGATGCAAACGTTAAAAGTACaaagaaaaattaattatttaatattgagGCAACAAACGACATCAGTGCTTGTGAAAGGCTTTCATAAAACCTTGGGTTATCAATCATGCTCTTACTGGCTTGAAAAAGATTAGTTGATTGATGTGTCGAATTATGTGAATATCTGGTTCTGGAGATCTTTCGTGACTATCTCTTTGCTTTTGACCTATGATGATTAGTTGGAGGTAAGTGTTAAGGTCACTTCCCCCATTTTTGGCATTCCAAGGACAATGCCTGGAAAGGTTCTCTTGCAAACTCTTGGaattgtttgataaaattatatgttATTTTCTAAAAGCATTTATGTGTCATGCCACAAGAAAAAGCTTTTGCTTCAAATTTCTGAAGTCTATttggttgtcttttggcatgtcacCAGGTTGTATCACTACTAAGGAGCTTGGGACTGTGATGCGTTCATTGGGCCAGAACCCTACAGAAGCAGAACTGCAGGACATGATAAATGAGGTAGATGCAGATGGAAATGGGACAATCGATTTTCCTGAGTTTCTCAATCTGATGGCTCGGAAGATGAAGGATACCGACTCTGAGGAGGAGCTGAAGGAGGCCTTTCGAGTTTTTGACAAGGACCAGAATGGCTTCATCTCTGCTGCTGAGCTGCGTCATGTCATGACCAACCTCGGGGAGAAGCTGACAGATGAGGAAGTTGATGAGATGATCCGTGAAGCTGATG from Musa acuminata AAA Group cultivar baxijiao chromosome BXJ1-3, Cavendish_Baxijiao_AAA, whole genome shotgun sequence encodes the following:
- the LOC135631491 gene encoding calmodulin-like, which encodes MSRAQSAQDRSLPLSLSLSLSLRVFAADLFDRIAPVLDPRGGMAEQLTDEQISEFKEAFSLFDKDGDGCITTKELGTVMRSLGQNPTEAELQDMINEVDADGNGTIDFPEFLNLMARKMKDTDSEEELKEAFRVFDKDQNGFISAAELRHVMTNLGEKLTDEEVDEMIREADVDGDGQINYEEFVKIMMAK